One genomic segment of candidate division WOR-3 bacterium includes these proteins:
- a CDS encoding sodium:solute symporter family protein, with the protein MPASFYFWLAAIAYFLFVIIIGYVIWRKIHKDTATHQILDFWIASRRFPGWRLAISLTAGWLMLGWLGYGMSMIYQMGLSGLWILPLPWFILCFIIILMVPFVRRLPAISLPEAIQKRFGGPTRLIIGLCSIFVFTSWTGAELFMVGHLGAPFLKVTPVMTMIIVAIPIMIYTYFGGFRAVVITDFLQFVFMAIFITVLGIVSINAALAITNGDIISTLKNTPTPYYGKDTMFNLFACGIAMPIILLFAYLPGWMIEQDLLLRIQGANSLKEAKKGAWLALVLITVFVITIPTIIAFCALILFPPGLESSASAIGADATGIISAIILQYFPFWAQILMLVGLLSAQMSTVDTFANVTALPLTYDIIQPNFMKGLSREKIVRWSRVLSIFAIGLALVYAINATSLMDVYILSSGVLTASIAIPAFAIFWKKANRLGIILSSILGFVGNVAFYILEYHIWKHNYSPKWLADTYLGYIIIGLVGSIIGLIVGSLIGKPSTPEEIKVVAPQPLEGVEIFDIAKE; encoded by the coding sequence GTGCCAGCGAGCTTTTATTTCTGGCTCGCAGCGATAGCCTACTTTTTATTCGTGATAATCATTGGTTATGTAATATGGCGGAAAATCCATAAAGATACTGCTACCCATCAAATCCTTGATTTCTGGATTGCAAGCAGACGCTTTCCGGGCTGGCGTTTAGCAATATCTTTAACCGCAGGTTGGTTAATGTTAGGTTGGTTGGGATACGGAATGTCTATGATATATCAGATGGGATTATCAGGTTTATGGATACTGCCCTTACCGTGGTTTATTTTATGTTTTATCATAATCTTAATGGTTCCCTTTGTGCGTAGATTACCAGCAATTTCTCTACCCGAGGCTATTCAGAAAAGATTTGGGGGGCCAACGCGTTTAATAATCGGTTTATGTTCAATTTTCGTCTTCACTTCCTGGACGGGTGCGGAGTTATTTATGGTCGGGCATTTGGGGGCGCCGTTTTTGAAGGTAACCCCAGTAATGACAATGATTATTGTGGCAATTCCAATAATGATCTACACCTATTTCGGTGGATTCAGGGCGGTAGTGATTACTGATTTTTTACAATTCGTATTTATGGCAATATTTATAACGGTATTGGGTATAGTTAGTATTAACGCAGCTTTGGCAATTACAAACGGAGATATTATCAGCACTTTGAAGAATACACCCACTCCTTATTATGGAAAAGATACCATGTTCAATCTTTTTGCCTGTGGCATTGCGATGCCCATAATTCTTTTATTTGCATATCTTCCAGGGTGGATGATTGAACAAGATCTATTATTGAGAATTCAGGGGGCAAATAGTTTAAAAGAAGCAAAGAAGGGTGCCTGGCTTGCGCTTGTTTTGATCACTGTCTTTGTTATAACAATCCCCACAATCATTGCTTTTTGTGCACTCATTCTCTTTCCTCCAGGGTTGGAGTCAAGTGCTAGTGCAATCGGTGCTGATGCGACGGGCATCATCTCCGCTATCATTTTGCAATATTTTCCATTCTGGGCACAGATTCTTATGCTCGTGGGATTGCTCTCTGCCCAGATGTCCACGGTAGATACCTTTGCTAATGTTACTGCACTTCCACTTACTTATGACATAATTCAACCAAATTTCATGAAAGGGCTTTCGCGCGAAAAAATTGTCCGGTGGTCAAGAGTGTTATCAATATTTGCAATTGGGCTTGCGCTTGTCTATGCTATCAATGCTACTTCTTTAATGGATGTTTATATCCTCTCATCTGGTGTTCTTACTGCGTCAATCGCAATACCTGCTTTTGCAATATTTTGGAAAAAAGCTAACCGTTTAGGCATTATATTAAGCTCAATCCTTGGATTTGTCGGAAATGTTGCATTCTATATTCTCGAATATCATATCTGGAAGCACAATTATTCGCCAAAGTGGCTTGCAGATACATATTTAGGTTATATTATCATTGGACTTGTTGGTTCGATCATTGGTTTAATTGTTGGCTCTTTGATAGGAAAACCTTCAACTCCCGAAGAAATAAAGGTAGTAGCACCTCAACCACTTGAAGGAGTTGAAATATT
- a CDS encoding TorF family putative porin: MNRIKPLYTIAILLTLAGMSSSSVLPMIGIDLQMRNKYVWRGAVFNTEPVLWPDLWINWSGITFCTWGSLDLTDTKQKQFQITDLAFYLDYTRAIGPVTPTIGFVLYTYPGSAYGSAFPTTGEVYLKINGNLNYVQGLLTLNYDIKEAKGLYISPSISKGFSLGPLGANLALALGLADGKHNAYYYGLDKFCLTDFGATLKINYIPPGNLSKYLTITGDINFAAIVDSELKEYIQSSTNTQNLHGGFGLSIVYSFGGE; this comes from the coding sequence ATGAACCGAATTAAACCCCTCTATACAATCGCTATCTTGTTAACATTGGCAGGCATGAGCAGTTCTTCAGTTCTGCCAATGATCGGGATAGATCTTCAGATGAGAAACAAATATGTATGGCGCGGGGCAGTATTTAATACCGAGCCCGTGCTCTGGCCTGACTTATGGATAAACTGGTCTGGTATTACATTTTGCACTTGGGGATCCCTTGATTTGACGGACACAAAGCAAAAACAATTTCAAATTACCGACTTGGCATTCTATCTTGATTATACACGTGCTATAGGTCCTGTCACGCCGACTATAGGCTTTGTTTTGTATACATATCCTGGGTCTGCTTATGGTTCAGCATTTCCAACCACGGGCGAAGTTTATCTTAAAATTAACGGCAATTTGAATTATGTTCAAGGACTCCTTACTTTAAATTATGATATAAAAGAAGCAAAGGGGTTATATATTTCTCCCTCTATTTCAAAAGGGTTCTCTTTAGGCCCACTTGGTGCAAATCTTGCGCTGGCACTCGGTTTAGCAGATGGCAAACATAATGCCTACTACTACGGACTGGACAAGTTCTGCCTAACCGATTTTGGAGCAACGTTAAAAATTAATTATATACCACCCGGGAATCTATCAAAATACCTAACCATTACCGGAGACATAAATTTTGCTGCAATTGTTGATTCCGAACTCAAAGAGTATATCCAGAGTTCTACAAATACCCAGAACTTGCATGGTGGGTTCGGACTGAGTATCGTGTATTCATTCGGAGGTGAATAG